In a single window of the Flavivirga spongiicola genome:
- a CDS encoding endonuclease/exonuclease/phosphatase family protein → MKKSLLIVILFVSAIAICQEPIININFDSGKIAYQEKSVESPPPHILAAQQYNFTKGLSGRALDLSENVALRMPLKLQEAMELEYKEKQSFSVQIWVKTLPDAQQGTPIIGNKKNSDKEHKGWLISSTENGGWIFSISDGKKHYIYKPSAARMPINDGEWHQIAITVNQDKDEVWMYYDGINVAIYNTPGLKDLSSEWITTIGGTASNWSYLGQMEAFNGYLDNIKIWDDVITSDTVSKAYQQYFSLEALNSNPVNQIKLMSWNIWGGGREFGTHVNLKRVIESIKNTHADVITLIETYGSGEKIADALGYHFYLISSNLSIMSRYPMKETIKGFDAFNFGGAILQLGEQQEIVIFDTWLDYLPDYSKNVRIGKMTAKELEKDETKSRLAEIKTILKDISTYTENANNTPIIMAGDFNTNSHLDWTEETKGSHLGYVIDWPVTKEMDKAGYIDSYRKVKPSPLKYPGYSYWPYSYEQKDERFVKDRIDFIFYKGNKLRTISSEVVDYHPVMFPSDHAFVVTTFGLK, encoded by the coding sequence ATGAAAAAAAGTTTATTAATAGTCATACTATTTGTGTCTGCAATAGCTATTTGTCAAGAACCAATTATCAATATTAATTTTGATTCAGGTAAAATAGCCTATCAAGAAAAATCGGTTGAAAGTCCACCCCCTCACATATTGGCAGCGCAGCAATATAATTTTACTAAAGGCTTAAGCGGAAGAGCACTTGATCTTTCAGAAAATGTAGCTTTGCGAATGCCTTTAAAATTGCAAGAGGCAATGGAGCTTGAATATAAAGAAAAACAATCATTTTCAGTTCAAATATGGGTAAAAACCTTGCCTGATGCTCAACAAGGAACACCTATCATAGGCAATAAAAAAAATAGTGATAAAGAACATAAAGGCTGGCTGATTTCCAGCACAGAAAATGGAGGCTGGATATTTTCTATAAGTGATGGAAAGAAACATTATATATACAAACCAAGTGCTGCCAGAATGCCAATCAATGACGGAGAATGGCATCAAATAGCAATTACAGTAAACCAAGATAAAGATGAGGTTTGGATGTATTATGATGGCATTAATGTAGCCATATATAATACCCCCGGATTAAAAGACTTGTCTAGTGAATGGATAACAACCATTGGCGGTACAGCTTCTAATTGGAGTTATTTAGGGCAAATGGAAGCCTTTAACGGATATTTGGATAATATTAAAATATGGGATGATGTTATTACCTCAGATACTGTTAGTAAAGCATACCAACAGTATTTTTCTTTAGAAGCATTAAATAGCAATCCTGTTAATCAAATAAAATTGATGTCTTGGAATATTTGGGGTGGTGGTAGAGAATTTGGCACCCATGTTAATTTAAAGCGGGTCATTGAATCCATAAAAAATACCCATGCAGATGTCATTACACTTATAGAAACCTATGGTTCTGGTGAAAAAATTGCAGATGCTTTAGGGTATCATTTTTATTTAATTAGCTCTAACTTATCCATTATGAGCCGATATCCAATGAAAGAAACCATAAAAGGCTTTGATGCTTTTAATTTTGGAGGAGCTATATTACAATTAGGAGAACAACAAGAAATAGTAATTTTTGATACTTGGCTAGACTATTTACCAGATTATAGTAAAAATGTTCGAATAGGTAAAATGACTGCAAAAGAATTAGAAAAAGATGAAACTAAATCACGATTGGCAGAAATAAAAACAATATTAAAAGATATTAGCACTTATACAGAAAATGCAAATAATACGCCTATTATAATGGCTGGCGATTTTAATACCAATTCACATTTAGATTGGACAGAAGAAACCAAAGGGTCTCACCTGGGTTATGTCATTGATTGGCCTGTTACTAAAGAAATGGATAAAGCAGGTTATATAGACAGCTATAGAAAAGTAAAACCAAGTCCTTTAAAGTATCCTGGTTATTCTTATTGGCCTTATAGTTATGAACAAAAAGATGAAAGATTTGTAAAAGACAGGATAGACTTTATTTTTTATAAAGGAAATAAATTAAGAACGATTTCTTCTGAAGTGGTAGATTATCATCCTGTTATGTTTCCATCAGATCATGCATTTGTTGTAACAACTTTTGGTTTGAAGTAA
- a CDS encoding endonuclease/exonuclease/phosphatase family protein has product MIHRAFLIAVIVVITSSFQHKPNDLEDSKTIKIMTYNIWNGFDWGKDEARRDEFVTWVDFHKPDVLALQELCGYTQETLLREAKKWGHPYAEILKTSGYPVGITSNKPIQVKAKILDGMHHGALHCKTNGIDFFVIHFSPFSYKKRHLEAKTILEKLFQISKEQNKYIVLGDFNAVSPFDADLYKNKANLISTMKASEVEHDHVRNLCHGDLEYGVMGALLGYPLIDVTQRYTTGWDNRISCPTRVFETKKGDKPNENSKRIDYILASPFLAEKCINAKVLNQKETYYLSDHYPVLAEFEL; this is encoded by the coding sequence ATGATACACAGGGCCTTTTTAATTGCTGTAATTGTTGTAATAACCTCATCATTTCAACATAAACCTAATGATCTAGAAGATTCTAAAACCATAAAAATAATGACCTATAATATATGGAATGGTTTTGATTGGGGTAAAGATGAAGCACGTAGAGATGAATTTGTTACATGGGTAGATTTTCATAAACCAGATGTTTTGGCGCTTCAGGAATTATGCGGCTATACCCAAGAGACATTGTTGAGAGAAGCGAAAAAATGGGGACATCCTTATGCCGAGATTTTAAAAACTTCAGGGTATCCAGTAGGTATAACATCTAATAAGCCAATACAAGTAAAGGCAAAAATATTAGATGGTATGCATCATGGGGCATTACATTGTAAAACAAATGGTATTGATTTTTTTGTGATTCATTTTTCTCCTTTTAGTTATAAAAAGAGACATCTTGAAGCAAAAACAATTTTAGAAAAGCTATTCCAAATTTCAAAAGAGCAAAATAAATATATTGTACTAGGGGATTTTAATGCGGTTTCTCCTTTTGATGCAGATTTATATAAAAATAAGGCAAACCTTATAAGTACTATGAAAGCTTCCGAAGTCGAGCATGATCATGTTAGAAATTTATGTCATGGAGACCTTGAGTATGGGGTAATGGGGGCTCTTTTAGGATATCCGTTAATTGATGTAACTCAAAGATATACTACGGGGTGGGATAATAGAATCAGTTGTCCTACCAGAGTTTTTGAAACCAAAAAAGGAGATAAACCAAATGAGAATTCCAAACGGATAGATTATATTTTAGCATCTCCTTTTCTTGCCGAAAAGTGCATTAATGCTAAAGTGCTTAATCAAAAAGAGACCTATTATTTATCCGATCATTATCCTGTCCTGGCAGAGTTTGAATTGTAG